Sequence from the Hamadaea flava genome:
ATGGTGGCGGCGTGTTCGTCGACCTCCAGCGTCACCAGGCGGCCGTCCGCCGGCAGGGCGCGGGCCAGCCAGATGGTGCTGTAGCCGCCCAGTGTCCCGATTTCGAGGATCGACCGCGCTCCCCGAATGCGGGCGATCAGGTTCAGCAGCTTGCCCTGGTTGGGCGCGACCTGCAGGGCGCTGAGTCCCGCCGCGTCGCTGTCCTCGACGGCTGCGGTCAGCGCGGAGTCTTCTTTCACCAGCAGATCCGCGAAGTAGCCGTCGACCGCCGTCCAGGTGCTCTGCGTCATGCGGGTTCCTCTCGGAGACTGAGCAGCGTGAGCGACGTTACCACCGGTGGCCGCCGATCAGGCTCAGCAAACCCCGTGTCCCGGGAAACTCCCGCGTTCAAGAAGACCGCGACCCGCTGCCGGACGGGCAGCGGGCCGTAGGCGTACGCGAGAACCGGGGCTCAGTTCTTCTCCTCGTCCAGGAAGTTGACCGCGACCGTGGCGAACAGCGGCGACAGGAACATGTTGTAGTGCGTCAGGCCGGGCAGGATGGCCAGCGCGTGCCCGCCCGCCGGGCGGCCCTCGGCCATCCAGCCGCCGTCGCGGTGCCCGCCGTCGAGCAGCCCGAAGACCTCGACGTAGTGGCTCGGGGGAGCCATGTCGGCGTCGGCGGCGACCACGAGGGTCGGCACCCGCATCGCGCGTACCTCTTCGCTGAAGTCGAAGTCCTTCGCCATCGCCGCGCCGATCTTGTCGAGCAGCTGGGGGAAGTCCTCCGGGCGCGGAGCCACCCGCTGGTACAGCTGGTACATCGGGGTGTCCTTCATGAACTCGGCCGCCGCCGCGCCGACCTGCTGCTGCTGGCCGAGCATCTCGGCGTAGATGGCGCTGCGCTTGATGTTCGCCGACGCCGTGACCAGGCGGCCGATCTTCTCGGGGTGACGGAAGCCGAGGTGCCAC
This genomic interval carries:
- a CDS encoding alpha/beta fold hydrolase, which codes for MTSWSNDTAGNGQYAEVNGINLYYETYGEGRPLILLHGGLGSGEMFGPVVSLFADHHQVILVDLQGHGRTADIDRPIDVALMADDIAALIDHLGLDRPDVVGYSLGGGVAWHLGFRHPEKIGRLVTASANIKRSAIYAEMLGQQQQVGAAAAEFMKDTPMYQLYQRVAPRPEDFPQLLDKIGAAMAKDFDFSEEVRAMRVPTLVVAADADMAPPSHYVEVFGLLDGGHRDGGWMAEGRPAGGHALAILPGLTHYNMFLSPLFATVAVNFLDEEKN